The proteins below come from a single Drosophila suzukii chromosome X, CBGP_Dsuzu_IsoJpt1.0, whole genome shotgun sequence genomic window:
- the dor gene encoding vacuolar protein sorting-associated protein 18 homolog — protein sequence MAQGLPNQPKFLPRIERNASGAGNSYVATASGNPFETDEEDEIFSRHKMVLRVPSNCTGDLMHLAVSRNWLFCLMGTPERTTLLRFFLPRAIPPGEAALEKYTSGSGYKITRMFLDPTGHHLIIALVPKSATAGVSPDFLYIHCLESPQAQQVKVRRIEKFKDHEITAVAFNPYHGNESTTGSILLGTSRGLIFETELNPAADGHVQRKQLYDLGLGRPKYPITGLKLLRVPNSSRYIIVATSPECIYTFQETLKTEERSMQAIFAGYVSGVQEPHCEERKTDLSYSQLRFFAPPNSKYPKQWAWLCGEGIRVGELSIEANSATTLIGSTLINLDFEKSMHLSYEERRLNIPKSFVLTEYHAVLLYADHIRAICLLNQEQVYQETFDEARVGKLLNIERDELTGSIYVYTVKNVFNLRVTREERNVWRIYLDKGQYELATAHAAEDPEHLQLVLGQRADAAFADGSYQVAADYYAETDKSFEEVCLKFMVLPDKRPIINYVKKRLSRLTTRPVEIEVVDEEEANSIKALVIWLIDLYLIQINMPDQDEEWRKAWQTEYDEFMMEAPVLACTRQNRDSVQQLIAEHADPHNMAQFAIAIGDYDEVVGQQLKASCYAEALQTLINQRNPELFYKYAPELMVKLPKPTVDALMSQGSRLDVKKLVPTLILMENREQREQTQRYLEFAIYKLNNTDDTIHNFLLHLYAEHEPKLLMKYLEIQGRDETLVHYDIFYAHQVCTDLDVKEARVFLECMLRKWLSAVELALTFDMKLAKETASRPSDSELRRKLWLRIAYHDIKGTNDVKKALNLLKECDLLRIEDLLPFFSDFEKIDNFKEPICDALREYNKRIQELQREMAETQEQSDRITAELEEVREYSVTMTAEDTCGVCEMMLLVKPFFFFICGHKFHSDCLEKQVVPMLSKEQLRRLTTLRQQLEAEVQPPAQAQSLILSNEQAKELQRKRATLKTEIEDILAADCLFCGLLIDTIDQPFVDDWEQVNVEWE from the exons ATGGCCCAGGGATTGCCCAACCAGCCCAAGTTCCTGCCACGCATCGAGCGCAATGCCTCCGGCGCCGGCAACTCGTACGTGGCCACCGCCTCCGGCAATCCCTTCGAGACGGACGAGGAGGATGAGATCTTCAGCAGGCACAAGATGGTGCTACGGGTGCCCAGCAACTGCACCGGCGACCTAATGCACCTGGCCGTCTCCCGCAACTGGCTCTTCTGCCTGATGGGCACGCCGGAGCGGACCACCCTGCTGCGCTTCTTTCTGCCCCGCGCAATCCCGCCGGGCG AGGCCGCCCTGGAAAAGTATACTTCGGGCTCGGGCTACAAGATAACCAGGATGTTCCTGGACCCCACCGGCCATCACCTCATCATCGCGCTAGTGCCAAAGTCCGCTACCGCCGGCGTCTCGCCTGATTTCCTCTACATCCACTGCCTCGAGTCGCCCCAGGCGCAGCAGGTTAAGGTGCGGCGCATCGAGAAGTTTAAGGACCACGAGATAACGGCCGTCGCCTTCAATCCGTACCACGGCAATGAGTCCACCACTGGCTCCATACTGCTCGGCACCAGTCGTGGCCTCATCTTCGAGACCGAGCTGAACCCCGCCGCCGACGGCCACGTCCAGCGCAAGCAGCTCTATGACCTGGGCCTGGGTCGTCCCAAATACCCCATCACGGGCCTCAAGCTGCTGCGGGTGCCCAACAGCAGTCGGTACATTATCGTGGCCACCAGTCCCGAGTGCATCTACACATTCCAAGAGACGCTGAAGACTGAGGAGCGCTCTATGCAAGCAATATTTGCCGGCTATGTGAGCGGTGTGCAGGAGCCGCATTGCGAGGAGCGCAAGACCGACCTGAGCTACTCGCAGCTCCGTTTCTTCGCCCCGCCCAACAGCAAGTATCCAAAGCAGTGGGCCTGGTTGTGTGGAGAGGGCATCCGTGTGGGGGAG CTCTCCATCGAGGCTAACAGCGCCACTACCTTGATAGGAAGCACGCTGATTAACCTGGACTTCGAGAAGTCCATGCACCTGTCGTACGAGGAGCGGCGTCTCAACATTCCCAAATCATTCGTACTCACGGAGTACCACGCCGTGCTGCTGTACGCGGACCACATACGGGCCATCTGCCTGCTGAACCAGGAGCAGGTCTATCAGGAAACCTTCGACGAGGCCCGGGTTGGGAAGCTGCTGAACATCGAACGCGACGAACTCACCGGCTCCATATACGTATATACCGTAAAGAACGTGTTCAACTTAAGGGTGACGCGCGAGGAGCGCAACGTTTGGCGAATCTACCTCGACAAGGGCCAATACGAACTGGCCACCGCGCACGCAGCGGAAGATCCCGAGCACTTGCAGCTTGTGCTCGGTCAGCGGGCGGACGCCGCCTTCGCGGACGGATCCTACCAAGTGGCGGCTGACTACTACGCGGAGACGGATAAGTCCTTCGAGGAGGTGTGCTTGAAGTTCATGGTGCTGCCGGACAAAAGACCTATCATCAACTACGTGAAGAAGCGTCTCAGCCGACTGACCACAAGGCCCGTGGAAATAGAGGTGGTCGACGAGGAGGAAGCGAACAGCATCAAGGCTCTGGTCATCTGGCTCATTGACCTCTACCTCATCCAGATAAACATGCCCGACCAGGACGAAGAGTGGCGCAAGGCGTGGCAGACGGAGTACGACGAATTCATGATGGAGGCTCCTGTGCTGGCCTGTACGCGGCAAAATCGCGACTCCGTCCAGCAGCTGATCGCCGAGCATGCGGATCCCCATAACATGGCCCAGTTTGCCATCGCCATCGGCGACTATGATGAAGTGGTGGGGCAGCAGCTGAAAGCCTCGTGCTATGCCGAGGCATTGCAAACGTTGATCAATCAACGGAACCCAGAACTCTTCTACAAGTACGCGCCCGAACTGATGGTGAAACTGCCGAAGCCCACGGTGGACGCCCTAATGAGCCAGGGCTCCCGACTGGATGTGAAGAAGTTGGTGCCCACGCTCATCCTCATGGAAAATCGCGAGCAGCGGGAGCAGACACAGCGATACCTCGAGTTCGCCATCTACAAGCTAAACAACACGGATGACACCATCCATAACTTCCTGCTGCACTTGTACGCAGAGCACGAGCCCAAGCTGCTGATGAAGTACCTCGAGATCCAGGGCCGCGACGAGACCCTCGTTCACTACGACATCTTTTACGCCCACCAGGTGTGCACCGATCTGGACGTGAAGGAGGCCCGCGTCTTCCTCGAATGCATGCTTCGCAAATGGCTATCCGCGGTGGAGCTGGCCCTCACGTTTGACATGAAGCTGGCCAAGGAGACCGCGTCGAGGCCGTCGGACAGCGAGTTGCGCCGCAAGCTCTGGCTTCGCATAG CTTATCACGACATAAAGGGAACCAACGACGTTAAGAAGGCGCTTAATCTTCTCAAGGAGTGCGATCTTCTGCGCATCGAGGACCTGCTGCCCTTCTTTTCCGACTTTGAAAAGATTGACAACTTCAAGGAGCCGATCTGCGATGCTTTGCGG GAGTACAATAAGCGTATCCAGGAGTTGCAGCGCGAAATGGCCGAAACCCAGGAGCAGTCCGACCGCATCACCGCCGAGTTGGAGGAAGTGCGGGAGTACAGCGTCACCATGACCGCAGAGGACACTTGCGGTGTCTGCGAGATGATGCTGCTGGTGAAGCCCTTCTTTTTCTTCATCTGTGGCCACAAGTTCCACAGCGACTGCCTGGAAAAGCAAGTGGTCCCCATGCTGAGCAAGGAGCAATTGAGGCGCCTCACCACCCTGAGGCAGCAATTGGAGGCCGAGGTGCAGCCGCCGGCGCAGGCGCAGTCGCTTATCTTGAGCAACGAGCAGGCGAAGGAGCTGCAGCGGAAGAGAGCGACACTGAAGACCGAGATCGAGGACATCCTGGCAGCGGACTGCCTTTTCTGCGGCCTGCTAATCGACACCATCGACCAGCCTTTTGTCGACGACTGGGAGCAGGTGAATGTTGAGTGGGAGTAG
- the LOC108016930 gene encoding protein Nazo, giving the protein MPIDTRELMEAIAIVADDHNVRVAVKQSGKGAAICAACSFAGGMLLGPVGLAVGGAAGGVAAYKMTSGSFRPLGEVILNDLTDRQREKLVQHVSKAVADIHPTDVVLLLPLIMQNASIQQAVLNTVMSFVTNELRMQIVD; this is encoded by the exons ATGCCCATAGATACGCGTGAGCTGATGGAGGCGATAGCCATCGTGGCGGACGATCACAACGTCCGCGTCGCCGTGAAGCAGTCCGGCAAGGGAGCGGCCATCTGCGCCGCCTGCTCCTTCGCGGGTGGCATGCTCCTGGGCCCAGTGGGACTGGCGGTGGGCGGGGCCGCCGGCGGTGTAGCCGCCTACAAGATGACCAGCG GGTCATTCCGGCCGCTGGGCGAAGTCATCCTGAACGACCTGACCGACAGGCAGCGCGAGAAGTTGGTGCAGCACGTGTCCAAGGCCGTGGCCGATATTCACCCCACGGATGTGGTGTTGCTCCTGCCGCTGATCATGCAGAACGCCTCCATCCAGCAGGCTGTGCTCAACACGGTCATGTCCTTTGTTACAAACGAGCTGCGCATGCAGATTGTCGACTGA
- the hfw gene encoding protein halfway → MLAYSHGLWLLLLLLVTGACARPENSQDSSPHQHPHAALEEGEQGTAIPAPISTADNVGISEATTASTPPETVAQSASNSESVTETTTTTTASASSSSTSSSTSTTSAAPPPPAAPEVPEYFKHCFYAEEQLCGGPTFDGRTDAIEGQASTTPQSDSQNRGALGNSQCQCKEHPAKPNSWYCCNISQLTMISSCSNISKWINLHVRNMTMEDMDLSNPIFRSLQSLAVTDGNITRLVNAFPRLSALKCLNISNNNISEIQPRAVKDVPHLEFFGMSNNNLSLVPHRNQNKNITLDISGNMRMLCNPLNEIIYNESINFVNPKHSYCQYNVTSTWFQSTDKVSVEQLENRKRCMTNCPVIPNYGSCNCTLQNIMIIQDNQSKPQCHVDCSNLGLVELPQRLPDNTFMLNITNNKITSLGDYFQTNPTYHNINRLVADNNQISSIYEFEGTKFIETFQRIYMRNNSLSKIPEYFLNNALMDSGLGRRIYLAGNKLQCDCNSAKTLQNWLKERSSDIPDYMEIRCRNLPQSVIELQEAKLCQSPPDWTDYIYYLIAAEVILLLALIAKVSYDYWVFKTAGYLPWPASKMPKLPCDWLCES, encoded by the exons ATGTTGGCTTACTCCCAC GGCTTATGGCTCCTTCTGCTGCTCCTTGTGACAGGCGCATGCGCGCGGCCAGAAAACAGTCAGGACTCCTCCCCACATCAGCATCCCCATGCCGCGCTGGAGGAAGGTGAGCAAGGGACAGCCATACCGGCTCCTATATCCACGGCCGATAATGTGGGCATAAGTGAAGCCACTACGGCATCAACTCCGCCGGAAACGGTGGCCCAAAGCGCATCCAATTCGGAATCTGTGACAGAAACGACAACTACAACAACAGCATCGGCCTCATCTTCGTCCACGTCCTCTTCCACCTCGACCACTTCGGCCGCCCCTCCTCCGCCGGCTGCTCCTGAAGTACCGGAGTACTTCAAGCACTGTTTCTATGCCGAGGAGCAGCTGTGTGGTGGCCCCACCTTTGACGGACGAACCGACGCCATCGAGGGCCAGGCCTCGACCACTCCCCAATCGGACTCCCAGAACAGAGGAGCACTGGGAAACAGCCAATGCCAGTGCAAGGAACATCCGGCGAAGCCCAACTCCTGGTACTGCTGCAACATATCGCAGCTGACGATGATCTCGAGCTGCAGCAACATATCCAAATGGATCAACCTGCACGTGCGCAACATGACCATGGAGGACATGGATCTGTCCAATCCCATTTTCCGATCACTGCAGTCGCTTGCCGTGACCGATGGCAACATCACGCGACTGGTGAACGCTTTTCCACGTCTCTCGGCTCTCAAATGCCTGAATATATCGAACAACAACATCTCGGAGATCCAGCCGCGGGCGGTAAAGGATGTGCCGCACCTGGAGTTTTTTGGCATGTCGAACAACAATCTGTCGCTGGTGCCGCATCGGAATCAAAACAAGAACATTACTCTGGATATCAG TGGCAACATGCGCATGTTGTGTAACCCACTCAACGAGATCATCTACAACGAATCCATAAACTTTGTAAATCCCAAGCACTCCTACTGCCAGTACAACGTCACCAGCACCTGGTTTCAGTCTACAGACAAGGTGTCCGTCGAGCAGTTGGAGAACAGAAAGCGTTGCATGACAAACTGCCCGGTGATCCCGAACTACGGTAGCTGCAATTGCACACTGCAGAATATCATGATCATTCAGGACAACCAGTCGAAGCCCCAGTGCCATGTCGACTGCTCCAATCTTGGCCTGGTGGAGCTACCGCAACGACTGCCGGACAACACATTTATGCTCAATATCACAAACAACAAGATAACCAGCCTGGGCGATTACTTCCAGACGAATCCCACCTACCACAACATCAACCGCCTTGTGGCCGACAACAACCAGATATCCTCCATCTACGAGTTCGAGGGTACCAAGTTCATCGAAACCTTTCAGCGCATCTACATGCGGAATAATTCATTGAGCAAG ATTCCCGAGTATTTCCTAAATAATGCCCTAATGGACTCGGGCCTGGGTCGTCGTATCTACTTGGCTGGCAATAAGCTCCAGTGCGACTGCAACTCGGCCAAGACGTTGCAAAACTGGCTGAAGGAGCGCAGCTCCGACATACCCGACTACATGGAGATTCGCTGTCGCAACCTGCCCCAGAGTGTCATCGAGCTGCAGGAGGCCAAGCTGTGCCAATCCCCTCCCGACTGGACCGACTACATATACTATTTAATAGCCGCCGAGGTCATCCTGTTGCTGGCGCTTATTGCCAAGGTGTCCTACGATTATTGGGTCTTCAAGACTGCTGGCTATCTGCCATGGCCAGCTAGCAAAATGCCCAAGTTGCCCTGCGATTGGCTGTGTGAATCGTAG